A window of Pseudomonadota bacterium contains these coding sequences:
- the nusG gene encoding transcription termination/antitermination protein NusG: MSSSMRWYVVHVYSGFENKVAETIKEQAEKKRLSDKIEEVLVPVEEVVEVKKGEKVAVQRSFFPGYVLVKMEMTNEAWHLIRDTPKVSSFLGGKGGPIPVSQTEVDRIMKQVKEGVEQSKPAVSFEIGESVRVCDGPFTSFTGLVEEVDEEKARLKVSVSIFGRATPVELEYTQVEKI, translated from the coding sequence ATGTCATCTTCTATGCGTTGGTATGTTGTGCATGTGTACTCGGGATTTGAAAACAAAGTTGCCGAGACTATTAAAGAGCAAGCCGAAAAGAAAAGGTTATCGGATAAAATTGAAGAAGTGCTTGTGCCTGTCGAGGAAGTCGTCGAGGTTAAGAAAGGCGAGAAAGTTGCGGTACAACGCAGTTTCTTTCCTGGCTATGTGTTAGTTAAGATGGAAATGACTAACGAGGCGTGGCACCTGATTCGTGATACACCGAAAGTTTCCAGCTTCCTTGGAGGTAAAGGGGGACCTATTCCGGTTAGCCAAACTGAGGTAGACCGAATTATGAAGCAGGTTAAGGAAGGGGTGGAGCAATCCAAACCTGCTGTGTCTTTTGAAATTGGGGAAAGTGTGCGTGTATGTGATGGCCCATTTACTTCGTTTACTGGCCTTGTTGAAGAAGTTGATGAAGAAAAGGCACGACTGAAGGTGTCTGTGTCAATTTTTGGGCGTGCAACGC
- the secE gene encoding preprotein translocase subunit SecE yields the protein MAKTTPAQFVREVRQEVAKVTWPTRKETVLTTIMVLIMTVIAAIFFLLADAGMSRVVDWILRLGV from the coding sequence ATGGCAAAAACAACCCCGGCCCAGTTTGTACGTGAAGTGCGTCAAGAAGTGGCCAAAGTAACCTGGCCGACCCGCAAAGAGACGGTGCTGACAACGATTATGGTCTTGATTATGACGGTGATTGCTGCTATATTCTTCCTTTTAGCGGATGCCGGGATGTCACGGGTTGTGGATTGGATTTTGCGGCTTGGGGTTTAA